Genomic window (Streptomyces cadmiisoli):
AGTTCTTCAACCGGGACTCCAGCGACGCCCTCCAGCCCACCGCGGACACCGCACTCACCAAGTTCCTTGCCAAGCCCAAGTCCGTCGGCAGCATCCTGACCGACTGGCAGCGCGAGGCCGAGAAGATCTGGCAGGCCTGACGTGGCCGTCCTGACTGCACCACAACGCAAGACCCCGGCCCAGCCGCCACTCAGTGGCAGGCGGGGCCGGGGCCCCCGGCGCAACCCCCCGCTGCTGTTCGCGTTCGTCCTCGTCCCCATGCTGGCCGAAGCCATGTGGGTCTTCTGGCCCGCCCTCCAGGGCTTCTACCTCTCCCTCACCCGCTGGGACGGCGTCACCGACCCGCAGTTCGTCGGTCTGGACAACTTCCGGGAGATGGCCGGCGACGAGGTCTTCCGCAGCGCCACCGGACACACCGTGCTGTGGCTGGTGCTGTTCGGCGGCCTGTCCGCGCTGCTCGGCCTGGCCACCGCGCTGCTGCTCCAGCAGGAGCGCCGCGGCATCGGCTTCTACCGCGCCGCCCTGTTCATGCCCGTCGTCTTCTCCCTGGTTGCCACCGCCCTGGTGTGGCAGGCGATCTACCAGCCGGACGGCGTCCTCAACCAGCTCCTCGAGTCGGTCGGTCTCGGCAGCCTGCGCCACGCCTGGCTCGCCGACCAGGACACCGCCCTGTACGCGGTGATCGTGCCCGCGCTGTGGCGGCAGATCGGCTACGTCATGGTCCTGTACCTGGCCGGCCTCAAGGGCATCGACCCGGCCCTGTACGAGGCCGCCAAGGTCGACGGCGCCTCGGCGTGGCAGCGGTTCCGCCATGTCACCCTGCCCCAGCTGCGCGGCGTGAACGCGGTCGTCGTGTCCGTCATCATCATCGACTCGCTGCGCTCCTTCGACGTCGTGTGGGCACTGACCCGCGGCGGCCCCTACCACTCGTCCGAGCTGCTGAGCACGTACATGTACTCCACCGCCTTCCAGTCCCTGCGGCTGGGCTACGGCTCCGCCCTGGCCGTCGTCATCTTCCTGCTGGCCTTCGGCGTCATCTGCTCCTACCTCATCCGCGCCTTCCGGGAGGCCGACTGATGGCCCTCACACCCACGGCGCCGCTGCGCAAACGTGCCACGACCGCGGCGTTCCACCTCAGTGCCGGCTCACTGGCCGCCCTGTGGCTGTTTCCCATCGCCCTGGTACTGGTCACCAGTTTCCGCACGTTCGACGACATCGCCGCGAACGGCCTGGGCAGCTGGCCCCGTTCCTTCAGCCTCGACAACTACGGTCAGGCCTGGGTCGACGGCGGCCAGCAGCAGGCCCTCATCAACAGCCTGATCGTCAGCGTGCCGTGCGTGCTGGTGGTGCTGGCCCTGGCGGCCATGGCCGCGTTCGCCCTGAGCCGCTACGAACTCCCGTTCAGGCGCACGATGCTGCTGCTCATGCTGGGCGGCAACCTGCTGCCCCCGCAGATCCTGCTCATCCCGGTCTCGAAGCTCTCCGAGATGATGGGAATCTATGACAAACTGATCGCCCTCATCGGCGTGCAGATCGGATTCGGCGTCGGCTTCTACGTCTTCGTCCTGTACGGCTTCATGCGCGCCATCCCCGTCGAGATCCAGCAGGCGGCCGTCGTCGACGGCGCCGGCCCCTGGCAGATCTTCTGGCGGATCATCCTTCCCCTGGCGAAGCCCGCCCTGGCCGCGCTGAGCGCGCTGTCGTTCACCTGGATCTTCAACGACCTGCTCTGGGCGATCACCGTGCTGCGCAGCGACAGCAAGATGCCGATCACCGCGGCCCTGATCGGTCTGCAGGGTCAGTACGTGTCGATGTGGAACGTGATCGCCGCCGGCTCGGTCATCGCGGCCGCGCCCACCGTGGCCGTGTTCCTCCGGTTCCAGCGCCACTTCGTGGCCGGACTCAACCTCGGAGCAGTGAAGTGACGTCCCCCCGGCGCTGGACCCTGCGCACCGAGAACACCGGCTACACCGTCCGCCTGTCCCCCGACGGCCCGTGGGCCGAGCTCGACGCCTGGGGCCCGCTCGGCGTGGAGGACGGCCCGTCCGCCCTCGACTGGTCGCGGCGCACCCACTTCATCACGCCCGCGGACGCCGCCCCGGCCGAGTACCTGCCCTACGGTCTGCGCCCGTTCGCCGGCGCCGACCTGGTGGCCTCCCGCCCGGGCGAGGAGCGCGGTGTGTGGTGGGACTTCGAGGCGGTGGAGGAGGCGGCAGGGAGCCTGCGGCTCGCCTTCGCCGACG
Coding sequences:
- a CDS encoding carbohydrate ABC transporter permease; protein product: MAVLTAPQRKTPAQPPLSGRRGRGPRRNPPLLFAFVLVPMLAEAMWVFWPALQGFYLSLTRWDGVTDPQFVGLDNFREMAGDEVFRSATGHTVLWLVLFGGLSALLGLATALLLQQERRGIGFYRAALFMPVVFSLVATALVWQAIYQPDGVLNQLLESVGLGSLRHAWLADQDTALYAVIVPALWRQIGYVMVLYLAGLKGIDPALYEAAKVDGASAWQRFRHVTLPQLRGVNAVVVSVIIIDSLRSFDVVWALTRGGPYHSSELLSTYMYSTAFQSLRLGYGSALAVVIFLLAFGVICSYLIRAFREAD
- a CDS encoding carbohydrate ABC transporter permease, which produces MALTPTAPLRKRATTAAFHLSAGSLAALWLFPIALVLVTSFRTFDDIAANGLGSWPRSFSLDNYGQAWVDGGQQQALINSLIVSVPCVLVVLALAAMAAFALSRYELPFRRTMLLLMLGGNLLPPQILLIPVSKLSEMMGIYDKLIALIGVQIGFGVGFYVFVLYGFMRAIPVEIQQAAVVDGAGPWQIFWRIILPLAKPALAALSALSFTWIFNDLLWAITVLRSDSKMPITAALIGLQGQYVSMWNVIAAGSVIAAAPTVAVFLRFQRHFVAGLNLGAVK